One Thunnus thynnus chromosome 18, fThuThy2.1, whole genome shotgun sequence genomic region harbors:
- the LOC137169325 gene encoding uncharacterized protein — protein sequence MAEFKWIKMFLFLILELQITAVTGQFSSVIVRDGDDATLPCENVSANQDKCDKTNWIFSSSNPVDLVKRGQIHENTKVKSDRLSVTADCSLVIKKITQEDVGRYHCQQHRSGQDSQLYLSVINMNKHEDSDYVTLSCFVRTHDRCRHRVKWLNEGHDADEDMIIPQDSCYVTVRFPASHLKLKSASHEIFQCKVTDGYTNKEHLFTFSPPSSGDATPTTNDTPTKQQVWLRFIIVSVGLTAHIIIVVSVNIWTRTKVNKSQMDDNAVHNDEDEDEGTVTYENDGEPSATVRLH from the exons ATGGCTGAATTCAAatggattaaaatgtttttatttcttatacTGGAGCTTCAGATTACAG CAGTGACTGGACAGTTTTCCTCCGTCATTGTCAGAGACGGAGATGATGCGACTTTGCCTTGTGAAAATgtgtcagccaatcaggataAATGTGACAAAACTAACTGGATCTTCAGTAGTTCAAACCCAGTGGATCTGGTCAAACGTGGACAGATTcatgaaaataccaaagttaaatcagacagactgagtgttacAGCGGACTGTTCTCTGGTTATAAAGAAGATCACACAAGAGGATGTTGGTCGTTACCACTGTCAACAGCACAGATCAGGACAAGACTCCCAGCtttatctgtctgttattaaca TGAATAAACATGAAGACAGTGACTATGTGACGCTGTCCTGCTTTGTGAGGACACATGATCGATGTAGACACAGAGTGAAGTGGCTGAATGAGGGTCATGATGCGGATGAAGACATGATAATACCACAGGATAGCTGCTATGTTACAGTGAGATTTCCTGCTTCTCATCTCAAGCTGAAGTCAGCATCtcatgagatatttcagtgtaaaGTGACAGATGGTTACACTAACAAAGAACATCTGTTTACCTTCAGCCCTCCGTCCTCAG GTGATGCAACACCAACAACCAATGATActccaacaaaacaacaag TTTGGTTGAGGTTCATCATCGTGTCTGTGGGTTTAACTGCACACATAATAATCGTTGTATCAGTCAACATATGGACTAGAACTAAAG tGAACAAATCACAGATGGATGACAATGCT gtgcataatgatgaagatgaagatgaaggtacGGTGACCTATGAAAACGATGGAGAACCTTCTGCTACTGTCAGACTCCACTGA